One window of the Aquila chrysaetos chrysaetos chromosome 8, bAquChr1.4, whole genome shotgun sequence genome contains the following:
- the RTN4 gene encoding reticulon-4 isoform X4, which translates to MDSQPSSWKDKVVDLLYWRDIKKTGVVFGASLFLLLSLTVFSIVSVTAYIALALLSVTISFRIYKGVIQAIQKSDEGHPFRAYLESDVAVSEELIQKYSNVVLGHINGTVKELRRLFLVDDLVDSLKFAVLMWVFTYVGALFNGLTLLILALISLFSVPVIYERHQAQIDHYLGLVNKNVKDAMAKIQAKIPGLKRKTE; encoded by the exons ATGGACAGTCAGCCGAGCAGTTGGAAGGATAAGG ttgtTGACCTCCTTTACTGGCGAGACATTAAGAAGACAGGAGTGGTGTTTGGTGCCAGcttgttcctgctgctttcattaACAGTGTTCAGCATCGTGAGCGTGACAGCTTATATTGCCTTGGCCCTGCTTTCTGTGACGATCAGCTTTAGGATATACAAGGGAGTTATCCAGGCAATCCAAAAGTCCGATGAAGGCCACCCGTTTag GGCTTACTTGGAGTCTGATGTAGCTGTGTCTGAAGAGCttattcagaaatacagtaatGTTGTGCTCGGTCACATTAATGGCACAGTCAAAGAGCTGAGACGTCTCTTCCTAGTCGATGACTTAGTTGATTCTCTGAAG tttgCAGTGTTGATGTGGGTATTCACTTATGTTGGTGCCTTGTTTAATGGTCTGACATTACTGATTCTGG CTTTGATTTCGCTCTTCAGTGTTCCTGTTATTTATGAGAGACATCAG GCCCAAATTGACCATTATTTGGGACTTGTGAACAAGAATGTCAAAGATGCGATGGCTAA
- the RTN4 gene encoding reticulon-4 isoform X5, producing the protein MDAKMVVDLLYWRDIKKTGVVFGASLFLLLSLTVFSIVSVTAYIALALLSVTISFRIYKGVIQAIQKSDEGHPFRAYLESDVAVSEELIQKYSNVVLGHINGTVKELRRLFLVDDLVDSLKFAVLMWVFTYVGALFNGLTLLILALISLFSVPVIYERHQAQIDHYLGLVNKNVKDAMAKIQAKIPGLKRKTE; encoded by the exons ATGGATGCCAAAATGG ttgtTGACCTCCTTTACTGGCGAGACATTAAGAAGACAGGAGTGGTGTTTGGTGCCAGcttgttcctgctgctttcattaACAGTGTTCAGCATCGTGAGCGTGACAGCTTATATTGCCTTGGCCCTGCTTTCTGTGACGATCAGCTTTAGGATATACAAGGGAGTTATCCAGGCAATCCAAAAGTCCGATGAAGGCCACCCGTTTag GGCTTACTTGGAGTCTGATGTAGCTGTGTCTGAAGAGCttattcagaaatacagtaatGTTGTGCTCGGTCACATTAATGGCACAGTCAAAGAGCTGAGACGTCTCTTCCTAGTCGATGACTTAGTTGATTCTCTGAAG tttgCAGTGTTGATGTGGGTATTCACTTATGTTGGTGCCTTGTTTAATGGTCTGACATTACTGATTCTGG CTTTGATTTCGCTCTTCAGTGTTCCTGTTATTTATGAGAGACATCAG GCCCAAATTGACCATTATTTGGGACTTGTGAACAAGAATGTCAAAGATGCGATGGCTAA